Within the Chrysemys picta bellii isolate R12L10 chromosome 17, ASM1138683v2, whole genome shotgun sequence genome, the region ACTCTTATTTCTGTGGCTTTGGAGAAAAtaatcggggcggggggggggaagcgagGCCCACAGCCcaggctaggcagcagttcccctccctcccggacccggcaccagggctgggggggggacccccagaactctcccccccctccagcaTGCTGCAGACCGCAGCTAATAAACCCATCCGGTGCCCCCCCCCGagagcagccctgccccccaccccgacaTGGGATCTGTACTAAATGCAGgaaggggagaggatgggggggggtccCGCTTTGtagagcccccccagcccctgtgcagCCGCCACTCGGGGGGGGCAGCCCCGGGGGGGGCTGGGTTTCGGAGCTGAGCCCCCCCCTTTCCGAGACATTTTTGCAGGGGGGGGCtgcaccatggggggggggggggcatttgcaACGTGCACAAGGCGCGGGGGGGGGGATCggagccctgcaccccccgcccaggGCCCCGGGCCGGGCCCCCCTTACCCGGGCGCTGGCTGGCTCCGCAGGCACCGAGCGGCCCCCCCGGCCGcccccggctccggctccggccccggccccggcccctggttGCAGTGACGCGCACGCGCCGCCTTCGCCTCCCCGGGAGCATTCCAGCCGCTGGCCACGCCCCCGCCTCACCACTATGCAAAGAGAGCCACGCCCTCCCGTGCGCGAGGCCtcacggccccgccccctccattgGCCACCCCTTGCTCAGCGCCTCTCAGCTcccctcccattggctgtggcGTCATGAATATGCAAATAGGACTTCGCTGACCttacccccccctttttttttttggtgcaagaGTCCCTCAGCCTGCTCTCATTGGCCCCCAGGCTCATGCATATGCAAATATACCTCCCCCTCCGTTGATAGGCACAAGGGTTGACCCCCCAGACTGGGCCCGGTgctcagaggcggggggggggcatgtgaccccttTACCCCTTGGCCACCTTCCTCCGAATAGACCCCCCCAGACCGCATCCATCACCGGCCCCATCTCACCCCAACCAATTGAGACCCCTGACCAGAGCAAGTGAGAgatggaccccccccccacctgaccCCTTAGCCCCCCAGATCCCCTCCAGAGTCGGGCGGGGTTGTCGCCGCAGAGAGAAAAGCCCCACCTCAGGGTGCTGCCAGCACAGATCAGAACCGGGCCCCACGGCCCCTCGCCCGGCCAGGCCCCCCGGTGTTGCTAGTGGCGCCGTTCGATACAGATGGGGgcggctttgtgtgtgtgtggacgcCCTTAAACCGGTTCAGACCCGACGGAGGGCAGCTGAGCTAGACGGAGCCACCCGCGGCCACCAGCTCGGTCCATCCGCTGCCACTTCTCTGGCTGGCCCCCCCAGTGCCAGGGTTTGACTCCGGGGCACCCGTGTCCAGCCAGGGCCTGCAGTTGGCCACGCCAAGGGGCTGAGGTCGAGCCGGGGCCAGCGCCGGCGGGAGCTGTCCCCCACGCTCCTTGGAAGCCACGCTGGCGGCAGCTGCTTCCGCGCCCCGCCTGGGCTTTGACCCCACAGGTCGGCCCTCGGCAGCTCCCGGCTTCCTCTGCTCAGCCGGCTCGCTCGCCTGTGATCCATAACCAGCacagggtgaccggatgtcccgattttatagagacagtcccgattttggggtctttttcttatataggctcctattaccccccaccccatcctgatttttcacatttgctgtctggtctccCTAAACCAGCATGGCACTGCCAGCTCTGatgtcatggggggggggacttCATGCGGGGAGCGGGGGGCACAGCTGTGAGCCGGGATGGGGCTGTTTGCTCGCACAGGAATGAAAACACTGCCTGGCCAGAGCATTGTTCCAACCCCCCGGGCAGCACCGTGACAGCCTACACGgggcaggacccctgggttctctccccacctctgggagtggggtctggtggttagagcagggggggctgggagccaggactcctgggctctctccctggctctgggagtggggtctggtggttagagcaggggggctgggagccaggactcctgggttctctccctggctctgggagtggggtctggtggttagagcagggggctgggagccaggacacctgcgTTCTCTCCCCACGtctgggagtggggtctggtggttagggctgggagccaggactcctgggttctctccctagttctgggaggggagtggggtctagtgattagagcagggggggctaggagccaggactcctgggttctctccctggctctgggagtggggtctggtgggtagAGCGGGGGGACCAGGAATCTGGACTGCAGGGGGCTTGTGCCCATCCGTCAGGCAGGCGATAACCAGTTGTGAGCTGCACTAAATGAAGTTGGCCCAGGAGTGTTGGGCTACGAACCCTCCGCTGCGCAGCAGGGGAGGTCGCTGTGGCCCTGGGATGAACgtgccagagctggggataggatCCGAGAGTCCTGGCTCCACCGCCCCCCAATGCTGGGACCCTCCGCACCCCACTAACAATAAAGACCAATGAACGACCTCGTGGGCAGAAAGCAGCTcgcccccagccccacgggcTCGGTGGGGGAGGGAACGGTTAGGGGGTGACGCCCCATCCTGCTGGCCCAGTCGAGAGACGCGAGCCGGGCGCTGGGGGGCTgagtttcctgcccagctccgccagggcctcagttttcccatctgaaaaACTGAGATGCTTCTTTGGTTAGacggtgagctctttggggcagggctcgTTCCACCccgtgtctgggcagcacctggcgcgACGGgacctgatctcggctggggtctgggcagcgcccggtgcGACGGGACCTGATCTTgcccggggtctgggcagcgcccggtgcGACGGGACCCGATCTCGCCTGGGGGCGATGACTGGAACTGTGACCTAAGGGATTATTTCAGCACGAGACACTCAGGTCTGGCCATGGCCGCCCGGGTGGAGCTGCGGAGAGCGAACCATCTGGAGCTGGGTTCTGCACGTCCTTGCGGTGGGAAAATCTGCCGTGTTCTTGGGAGCTGCCGTGACGTTAGCCGGAAACAAACGCTCAGATTAAAACCAGCTGCCTGCTCCCTGCGTGACTCCTGGGGAATGGgccacggggcctgtcccctctggggggcgctggctccgacccggccccagggcggggactggctggctcaggggggcagggaaggggcccgGGGCTGCCCCCTCTAGCGTAGGAGTCTGCCTGGGGCCCGGCGGGGCAAAGTGCCAGCTCCCGCAGTCAGCAGACGGCAGCAGGAGCTGGTTTCCCGGGGGGCGCACGGCCGGGAACTCCTCTCCGGCAGGCTGGGCTCCCCGGGGATCCGCGGCGGTTCCCGGAATCGGCTCCTCGCGGCGCTGGGAGGTGCtggctggggcactgggcagctccctgctctggggctggattgGCCCAGCGGGTGAAGctgcagcggggtgggggagctgaagaCGGGAGATCAAAGCCTTGGAAAGAGACCAAAAGCGCCTGCCGCTGTCACGGGGCCGGAATCTGGGACACTGGGATGGTGCAgaaccgggggggggaggggctgcaaagACGGGGGGCCCAACGGGGGGGACCCTAAAATGGGAATCGTGTCTATGTCTTTGCCTGGCTCTACAGGAACCAGCTGGGGGCTGCAACACTCTGCCCCCCAAGTGCCTCGCACCCAGCtgggccagcccctgccccccgcagccctCTCTGTGGGGACAGCAGTAGCGGGGGCGAAGGGGGAGCACGTGGAATCGGGACCTCcgacttggggaggggggagcgtcGGGAGAAGAAATCGACAAGGCCCACCCAGGTGTAGGATTTAATGCTCATGGCCCGGCGACAGGACAGCGACGCTGGCGGGCACGGCCTGGCAGGGCCGCGGGCACAGACGGCCCCCGGAGCTCGGCCGAGTTCCCAGCCCACGGCAGCGAGGGCTGCGGTCGCTTCGGCGCTTCAGATCCCCCAGGTCGGAGTGCAGGGAGGTCCTGTTTGGGGTGCCAGGGCCTGGCCCGGTGCTAGGCTCCCCGCTCCCGGGCCCAGTACTGCCCGTAGAGCTCCTGGAAGAGGCCGTGGCAGGGGATGCGGGCACGCAGCCGGGCGCAGAGAAGGAAGCAGCCGGCCAACTTGCGGTGCAGGGCGTAGCTCTCCTCGGGGGGCGGCGTCAGCCGGTGGCGCAGCATGACGGGGATCAGGGCCTGCACGCGCCGCGTGGTGCTCTGGGCGCCGAAGTCAAAGAGCCCCGGGGCGGAGAAAGCCTCCCCCAGGATCATCACCGTGTCCACGTGTGCCTCCTCGAACTCCTGggcacgggggggtggggggagagttagCGCCACGGGCGGGGGTCAGCGACTGGAACAGTCAAGCCCCTGCACAgaaccccccagctctgccggtgcccctcactcccgacccgcagcccctgctagcccagccctgcccccccagccctgccgatgcccctcactcccaacccgcagcccctgccagcccagccctgccccccccagctctgtgggtgcccctcactcccgacccgcagcccctgctagcccagccctgccccaccccacactcccaacccacagcccctgccagcccagccctgccggtgcccctcgctcCTCACCCGCAGCCCCcgtcagcccagccctgggctccccccagctctgccgatgcccctcactcccgacccatagcccctgctaccccagccccacccgcaccccctcactcccgacccataACCCCTCGCTAGCCCAGCCCCAcccgctaccccagccctgcccaccccccaggacccctcacttccaacccacagccccctgctacccagcgctgcctgcccgcccccccccagcgccgctcactcccgacccacagcccctccctcccagcctggggtCTCTGCTCGGCCCCCAgcacatccccagcccagccgctcaCCTTGGTCTCGAAGCCAGTCACAAACTTCAAGTCTTTCGATTTTTGGAGCACCTTGGCTCTGTCCCCCTCGGCTGCAGCTTTCACCACCTGCGGCAGGGAGGGGCCAGGTCAGAACAAGCTACAGGGCAACCCCTcgtgccagccctgcctgccaggggagagcgccccctgctggcccccaccccctgtgaTGCAGCGCCCCCAGGGCCTCAGGCCAGCAccgactgccaggggagagcgccccctgctggcccccaccccctgtgaCGCAGCGCCCCCTCGGGCCTCAGGCCAGCACCgacagagcgccccctgctggcccccaccccctgtgaCGCAGCGCCCCCTAGGGCCTCAGGCCAGCACCGacagagcaccccctgctggcccccatCCCCTAGGGcctcaggccagccctgcctgccaggggagagcgccccctgctggcccccaccccctgtgacacagcgccccctagggcctcaggccagccctgcctgccaggggagagcgccccctgctggcccccaccccctgtgacacagcgccccctagggcctcaggccagccctgcctgccaggggagagcgccccctgctggcccccaccccctgtgaGGCAGCGCCCCCTAGGGCCTCAGGCCAGCACCGacagagcaccccctgctggctcccACCCCCTGTGACGCAGCGCCCCCTAGGGCCTCAGGCCAGCACCGactgagagcgccccctgctggcccccaccccctgtggcacagcgccccctagggcCTCAGGCCAGTCCTGCCTGCcaagggagagcgccccctgctggcccccaccccctgcggcacagcgccccctagggcCTCAGGCCAGTCCtgtctgccaggggagagcgccccctgctggccccccaccccctgtggcacagcgccccctagggcCTCAGGCCAGCACCGACTGAGAGccccccctgctggcccccaccccctgtggcacagcgccccctacggCCTCAGGCCAGTCCtgtctgccaggggagagcgccccctgctggccccccaccccctgtggcacagcgccccctagggcCTCGGGCCAGCACCGattgccaggggagagccccccctgctggcccccaccctctgtggcacagcgccccctacggCCTCAggccagcactgcctgccaggggagagcgccccctgctgagtccctgccccgaatcacagcgccccctagtgccacacttGTTCCTCCTGCCGGCTGGATTTCCCTGTGGGTCTGCCCCCCGGCCCCGACCTGGGCCAGCCCTGCGGAGGCAGTGAGGGGGACGTAGGATCCAGGCCGGGTGGCACCAGGCCGCTCAGGCGCCAGTTTCTACAAATACCCACACAAAGGAAGGTCTAAGGGTCACATGCCCCAAGGGTGCCCAGTTCCTGGCTGCCCATAAACCCCAATTCCCTGAGACACCCAGCACCGCCCCAGACGACAGCCTGGCCCAGTGGGGTGGGCACCGGCCGGGGACTCAGGcgtcctggcttctattcccagctgtgccattcGCCTCAGGCAAGTCCCCGCcccatgactcagtttcccacctgtaaaaggcGGACGATGATCCTGAGTAAAGAACCATTCGCTCCATGGATGAAAAGACAGAACGATGCAATTGTGTAACATCAGGACCCAGCTGCTGGTATCTGGGAGCCgcccagaccctgactgagatcggggccccgtcgcgctgggcgccgcccagaccccatccgagatcggggccccttaGCACCAGGCACCGCAGAGAGAGTAAGAGacggccctgccccaaagagctccaGTCTGAACAGACAGagtgggaggagaaactgaggcctggGGAGGGGCGCTGACTtgcccagagctgggaagggaatccAGGTGTTCCATCAACGCAGCGCCCTAGCCCCCGGCCCCCGCTGCCTCTAACCCCGCGGGCTCCGAGGCAGCAGCTGGGTCGTCTCCGATACAGACAGGCAGGCTCCTGCGTGGTGGGCGGGCGGGCGAACGCGCCCATACCTCGATGTAGTGATGGGTGAACTCCCTGCTGAAGGGCCGGCTTGCTCCGAAATCCAGCAAGGTCACCTGGAACAAACGACAGAGCTCAGGCCGGCTCCGGGAAATGCCAGGAGAGCCTGATTTCGAGCCGGGCCCCACCCTGCACACCTGTGGAACTCGCTGCTGCTGGGCCCTGAGAACGCTCCAGACTCAGCCGGCCTTTGCCAGCAGCTGGCGCTCGGCCAGAAGGGTTTTTAGCTGATGTGTTTTTTATTGCCCAGGCCACGGAGCGGATCTGCGAGCTCCTCGCTAGAGAGCGGACCCGATGAATAATTCAGCCGCAGAGCACGGGTTAGATTGGGATCGATACGGCCCCGTGGGACggagggggaaatggagaggCGGAGAGGCGAGGGAATCGCCCGAGGgtaaaggaggaggctggggcagTGCCAGAGGAGAAGCTGAGGTGCTCCTGGCCCCCGTGCCCGAGTGCAGACAGCTCCGATGGACGTGTAGTGGGAAGCTCTGGCCCCGGGCTCCCCACGGCAGGATCGCAGTGTGGGGGAGTTTGTATTTCAGCCGGCAGGGCCAACGGGCGGGGCAGCTTCCCACGGGCCCCTCGCGATCAGCCCGTCTGACCCGCACACGCCGGAGAACGGCGCCTGGCCGTCCCCGCGCCCCTGGATGGGCTCCAGGCTGTCATGCCCCTAGAGGCCAGGGAGGGGTCGGGGTGACTACTACGTGTATTCTGGTAGCCTCTAAAGGCCAGGGTCCAGCGGGGCGATTACTATGTATATTACAGTAGCCCCTAAAAGCCAGGGTTGGGGGGGCAACTATTACATATATTAGGGTAGCTCCTAGAGgccagggtcctggggggcaattACACTGTGTATTATGGTAGTCCCTGGGTTGGGGGCGATTACTACGTGTATTATGGTGGtgactcagccccccccccaagccagcaGAACTGTggaaagggggctggggggctccccCCAGGGGGCTGGCATGGACTCGCCCGctctcctgcagccccctggctCCGGTGCCGCCCTGCAGagcgtgccccccaccccagccaccccccacccccagcaggggcCCAAGCCCCACCTGGTGCTTGCCAGCATCGTAGAAAAAGTTGGCCCAGTTGGGGTCCGTCTGCATGAAGCGGAATTGGAAGAGCTCCCGCAGGCAGAGGTGCAGGACGTTGAGACAGAtctgggggggcagcgggggagaggaggggaattaCTGGTATTCGGGCGGTGCCTGGGGACCCCCATTCTCAGCAGCAGTATGGGACCTTCGATCGGGGGCCCTGCCGTGCCAGGCCCTGCCCACCGGATCATAATCCCCACGCAGCAGACCCAGAGACTGGCTCCAGGTCATGCAGCAGCTtagggacagagccagagccagaacccaggagtcctggctcccagcctcccgctctaaccaccagcccccactcccctcccagagccagaacccaggagtcctggctcccagcccccctgctctaaccaccagccccactcccctcccagagctgggagagaacccaggagtcctggctcccagcctcccgctctaaccactagcccccactccccttccagagccagaacccaggagtcctggctcccagcctcccgctctaaccactagcccccactcccctcccagagccagaacccaggagtcctggctcccagtccctgctctaaccaccagcccccaccgcCCCAGGGGGGCAGCCCGGCTGCCGTGCTCGTCAGACCGAGCCCCCGCGTGTGCCCGCCCCTCACCTCGTTCCGGaggtcctggggcagctcctggcacTGATCCAGGGGGACGCCGCTCCCCAGCTCCATGGTCAGCACCCGCCGCGTCGTCAGCTCGCCCACCACCCTGGGCACCTCGAAGAAAGGGTCGCCGGCCAGGAGCTGCCTGGGGGGGTCAGCAGGACACCGCTGGCTACCCCCGCTCTGCCAGCCacgagcccccagccccccacccccaggggtgGGAAGCCACCAGGTCCCCAGTTCTGAGCTGGCGGGACGCTGCTTCTAGGGGGCTGGGCAGCCTGCTAGAGGGGGGCCAAGGAGTAACCCATAGGTGGCTTAGCTCAGttggagcagtgcatgctgggacatggAGTCCCCAGGGCCCGCACCGCTAACAcaggagcagtgcatgctgggacacaAAGTCCCCAGGGGCCCCCCCGCTAACACAGGAGCAGTGCATGCTGCACtgaatgggggctggggggccaggaccctgctgccagcccacagcccctccccggaGGCCCAGCACACGGGGGGCCCGGCCGGTACCTGAAGCTCCGGGCGCAGTCGGCCTCGCGCCGGTAGTCACACTCCCACTCCAGCTCTCTCTGCAGCACCTGCAGCGTGTTGTCTGCGAAGAGGCCTGGGGAGGGCACAGGGGGGTGAGGAAATCTCCCCTGCAACCCCCGAGAGAAGGGGGCCCCAGAAGAGCGAGCCAcgcccaggggagggggcaggcgagACGCTGGGTAAcacagcccccctctcccccccaggcaCGGCGCAGGCCCTTACCCGCCGGGAGCACCGCGCTGACCCTCAGCAGCGCCAGCAGGTTCTCCACGTCACTCCGGATACTCTGGGCTATGCCCGGATACtgcgggagggagagagaggcgcTGGCTCGGAGAACTGAGGGGGGAGCGCCAGGCACCCCCCAGCTCGAAGCCCTTCCTAACCCCCGCCCGTGAGAACAGCCAGGGCCACTGCCCCACTCAGGAGAAACTGAGGTACCCAGAAGGGAAAGGAGCTGATTAAGGTCACAAAGCAAGGCAGTAAcagaactaggaatagaacccaggagtcctggctcccggcctcccctgctctaaccactacaccccactcccctcccagagccagggacagaacccaggagtcctggctcccagccccctgctctaaccactacaccccactcccctcccagagccagggacagaacccaggagtcctggctcccagccccctgctctaaccactacaccccactcccctcccagagccagggacagaacccaggagtcctggctcccagccccctgctctaaccactagaccccactcccctcccagagccagggacagaacccaggaatcctggctcccagcaccctgtTCTAACCCCTCCCTCATGCTCCCTCTGTAATTGGCCCCAGCTACCCTGAAGCTGCCACccatgggtgctggggggcaAGTGCCGCTCACCTGGATCTTCATGGCCACCTCCGTCCCGTCGCGGAGCACCCCGAGGTGCACCTGGCCAATGGACGCCGCTGCGAAGGGCATCTCCTCGAAGGAGGCCACCTTCTCCCGCCAGTCCTGTCCCAGTTCCTCTGCCAGCACTCTCTGAAACGCCAGGGCGGGGGAAAGACACGCTCAGCCAGTGCCCTGCTCTGGGGACACGCCGGCTCCACAGGCCTGGGGGCTCTCAGTCCCATCGCCAGCAGGACGCCTCAGGGCTCTCCCTGACCCCCCCGGGATACACGCTGTGGGGCGGCCGTCACTCACCCTGGTCTGCCAGGCTGGCATGAAGTCCGCGCTCTGCCGCACCCGCGCGAAGATCCGCTGCAGCTGCGGGTTGAGGAAGCTGTTATCTGTGGGGAGAGGCGGACTGATCAGCGGGGTGCTCCTGGGCTCGGACGCGCCCCACACCTGCCAGACTCAGCCCCCGGGGAGAGGCAGCCCAGCCCGTGACATTCGTGTGCCCGGCGTGCGGGGCTCTCTGTGCATACCCGGCCCCTCCAGGGACGGGCCCTTCCCCAAGGCTGAGGGGCCAGGGCTGAGGGGGTGTTGGTGGGGGCCGGGCACTTACCTTGGATACTCAGCATCTGCCCGATCTTGAGGGCGGCGCCCCGCACCTTGCACAGCGTGTCCACGATCCGCGCCGCGTTGGCCTCCGACAGGaaggggctggagcccaggatgGAGCCGCTGCCATCTGCGCAaagggggcaggaagtgagggGAGGGATGTCCTAGGGCTAGTTCCTCGGGGGGCTGACACCCACATCTCAACAGCCCCCATGGGAGACCAATGGGCCAGCaacccagccccctccacccccctctgACCCCTGCCCCAGCGGCGTACGGGCCACGGGGAtccagtctccagggctgccCCTTTGACAGCCAGGCAGGAGCCagccccccacttaccccttgGCTTCGTCTTCCCATTGAACGAGTTCTTGGCCACCTCTGCCAGGGCCCCGATGCCCAGCCCCACCGCCAGACCTGGGGAGAGAGGCACGGGTCAGAGGGCTGCTGCTCGGGGGGCTGGACAGAGTGGGCGAGGCCAGGGATCCCGCACAGGGCGAGCCATCGGCCAGGCCGAGACGTGGGGCGCGCTAGCCCCTTGCTGGCTACTCACGTGATACACCACGCACAGACAGAgcagggccagcagggggcagtagggaagcagacagacagacacccccctccctccccagagcagggACACGGACACCCCCCgtctcagccctgggctcttgcGGACTCTACCTCCGAAGCTGGCGAGCCGACCCACGCGCGACGCAGGCACCGTCCGCTCCCGGGCTCTCTCGCTGAGCTGGTGGGAAGagaagaggggcagggctgggggggcatcgTGTCCAGTGGGGGAGAGTGCAGGTTTGTGACGTGGGGGCTCTGTTCCTAGCTCCACCACTGCCCCTGCCCAGTGACCCTGGGGACGTCCCTGCCCcgcctcgtgcctcagtttcccctctccccccacaccgtGTCGATCTGCGCACTCCTTGGGGCAAGGGCTGGTTCTCGCTCTGTGTCTGGGGGGGGCCCTCATCTTGGTGAGGGTCTACACGGGCTACCGTAATGCACCTAATAACAGGCTTCGAGATCTGCAGTCAGAGCTCTGTACACAGCAAATATTTAGAAACAATGCCCAGGATTTTAGTACGTGCTGAGGCCCCTTTAAGATGTCCCAAGCACacaccacccccccagcccctttggCTGTCCTGCACCAAGAGTCTAATTAAAAGACACCCCACCCCTCCCGACAGcactccctccctgtgc harbors:
- the COQ8B gene encoding atypical kinase COQ8B, mitochondrial isoform X1 gives rise to the protein MWPELRGALRGAVGEVLGGAPRGQPQTWALARRRAGVRGAQELVPRERGGTSGPNGAPKQPPDMSLLGVPPTAARASGQSAPPPLPAAHTGTRGSGCPRLFHRDAALGALAADDIRRAREARRKMGPEEPARAPRQKLSERARERTVPASRVGRLASFGGLAVGLGIGALAEVAKNSFNGKTKPRDGSGSILGSSPFLSEANAARIVDTLCKVRGAALKIGQMLSIQDNSFLNPQLQRIFARVRQSADFMPAWQTRRVLAEELGQDWREKVASFEEMPFAAASIGQVHLGVLRDGTEVAMKIQYPGIAQSIRSDVENLLALLRVSAVLPAGLFADNTLQVLQRELEWECDYRREADCARSFRQLLAGDPFFEVPRVVGELTTRRVLTMELGSGVPLDQCQELPQDLRNEICLNVLHLCLRELFQFRFMQTDPNWANFFYDAGKHQVTLLDFGASRPFSREFTHHYIEVVKAAAEGDRAKVLQKSKDLKFVTGFETKEFEEAHVDTVMILGEAFSAPGLFDFGAQSTTRRVQALIPVMLRHRLTPPPEESYALHRKLAGCFLLCARLRARIPCHGLFQELYGQYWARERGA
- the COQ8B gene encoding atypical kinase COQ8B, mitochondrial isoform X2, translating into MSLLGVPPTAARASGQSAPPPLPAAHTGTRGSGCPRLFHRDAALGALAADDIRRAREARRKMGPEEPARAPRQKLSERARERTVPASRVGRLASFGGLAVGLGIGALAEVAKNSFNGKTKPRDGSGSILGSSPFLSEANAARIVDTLCKVRGAALKIGQMLSIQDNSFLNPQLQRIFARVRQSADFMPAWQTRRVLAEELGQDWREKVASFEEMPFAAASIGQVHLGVLRDGTEVAMKIQYPGIAQSIRSDVENLLALLRVSAVLPAGLFADNTLQVLQRELEWECDYRREADCARSFRQLLAGDPFFEVPRVVGELTTRRVLTMELGSGVPLDQCQELPQDLRNEICLNVLHLCLRELFQFRFMQTDPNWANFFYDAGKHQVTLLDFGASRPFSREFTHHYIEVVKAAAEGDRAKVLQKSKDLKFVTGFETKEFEEAHVDTVMILGEAFSAPGLFDFGAQSTTRRVQALIPVMLRHRLTPPPEESYALHRKLAGCFLLCARLRARIPCHGLFQELYGQYWARERGA